The following proteins are co-located in the Camelina sativa cultivar DH55 chromosome 12, Cs, whole genome shotgun sequence genome:
- the LOC104731666 gene encoding protein ENHANCED DISEASE RESISTANCE 2: MSKVVYEGWMVRYGRRKIGRSYIHMRYFVLEPRLLAYYKKKPQDYQVPIKTMLIDGNCRVEDRGLKTHHGHMVYVLSVYNKKEKSHRITMAAFNIQEALMWKEKIESVIDQHQESQVPNGQQYVSFEYKSGMDTGRTASSSEHESQYSAPEDEEDSRRSLMRRTTIGNGPPESVLDWTKEFDAELANQNSNNQAFSRKHWRLLQCQNGLRIFEELLEVDYLPRSCSRAMKAVGVVEATCEDIFELLMSMDGTRYEWDCSFQYGSLVEEVDGHTAVLYHRLLLDWFPMIVWPRDLCYVRYWRRNDDGSYVVLFRSREHENCGPQPGCVRAHLESGGYNISPLKPRNGRPRTQVQHLIQIDLKGWGAGYLPAFQQHCLLQMLNSVAGLREWFSQTDERGLPTRIPVMVNMASSSLSLSKSGKSLNQSAFSLDQTNSVNRNSVLMDEDSDDDDEFQIAESEQEPETSKTENDVKRPEEPAHDIDLSCFSGNLKRNENENARNCWRTSDGNNFKVRGKNFGGDKRKIPAGKHLMDLVAVDWFKDSKRIDHVARRKGCAAQVAAEKGLFSMVVNVQVPGSTHYSMVFYFVMKELVPGSLLQRFVDGDDEFRNSRLKLIPLVPKGSWIVRQSVGSTPCLLGKAVDCNYIRGPTYLEIDIDIGSSTVANGVLGLVIGVITSLVVEMAFLVQANTPEELPERLIGAVRVSHIELSSAIVPNLESE; this comes from the exons ATGTCAAAGGTAGTGTACGAAGGGTGGATGGTTAGGTATGGGAGGAGGAAGATCGGAAGATCGTATATTCATATGAGGTATTTCGTGTTGGAGCCTCGTCTTCTGGCGTATTACAAGAAGAAACCTCAGGATTATCAG GTTCCTATCAAGACTATGTTGATTGATGGTAACTGCAGAGTTGAGGATCGAGGCTTGAAAACACATCATGGACAT ATGGTTTACGTGTTGTCTGTTtataacaagaaagaaaagagtcaCAGAATTACG ATGGCAGCGTTCAACATCCAGGAAGCACTAATGTGGAAGGAAAAAATTGAGTCTGTGATAGACCAG CATCAAGAGTCCCAAGTTCCAAATGGTCAGCAGTATGTTTCCTTTGAATATAAGTCTGGAATGGATACTGGAAGAACTGCTTCATCCTCAGAACATGAAAGCCA ATATAGTGCGCCAGAGGATGAAGAGGACTCTCGACGTAGCTTAATGAGGAGGACAACTATTGGAAATG GTCCTCCAGAATCTGTACTTGACTGGACCAAAGAATTTGATGCAGAGTTGGCCAACCAGAATTCCAACAACCAAGCATTTTCCAGAAAACACTGGCGTCTCCTTCAGTGTCAAAATG GTCTTAGGATTTTTGAAGAGCTTCTTGAAGTTGATTACCTT CCAAGAAGCTGTAGCAGGGCTATGAAGGCTGTCGGTGTAGTGGAGGCAACGTGTGAGGATATATTCGAGCTTCTGATGAGCATGGATGGCACTCGTTATGA GTGGGACTGCAGCTTTCAGTATGGTAGCTTAGTGGAAGAGGTGGATGGTCACACAGCAGTGCTCTATCATAGACTTCTGCTCGATTGGTTTCCAAT GATTGTGTGGCCTCGTGACCTCTGTTATGTCCGCTATTGGCGCCGTAATGATGATGGGAGTTATG TTGTGTTGTTCCGTTCTAGGGAGCATGAGAATTGTGGTCCACAACCTGGATGTGTTCGGGCTCATCTTGAGA GTGGAGGATATAATATTTCCCCACTAAAACCTCGGAATGGGAGGCCTAGAACACAAGTGCAACATCTAATACAAATTGATCTAAAAGGGTGGGGTGCAGGCTATCTTccagcatttcaacaacattgTCTTCTTCAAATGCTGAATAGTGTTGCTG GTTTGCGGGAATGGTTTTCACAGACAGATGAGAGAGGTCTTCCTACCCGAATCCCTGTCATGGTGAATATGGCATCATCTTCCTTGAGCTTGAGTAAGAGTGGGAAGTCTCTCAATCAGTCTGCCTTTTCTCTTGATCAAACAAATTCTGTTAACAGAAACTCTGTGCTCATGGATGAAGActcggatgatgatgatgaatttcaGATTGCTGAATCAGAACAAGAG CCTGAAACTAGTAAAACAGAAAACGATGTCAAGAGACCAG AAGAACCTGCTCACGACATTGATCTGTCATGCTTCTCGGGTAACCTAAAGCGCAATGAAAATGAAAACGCCCGTAACTGCTGGAGGACATCTGACGGGAACAATTTCAAAGTTCGGGGCAAGAATTTCGGTGGAGATAAAAGAAAG ATACCTGCTGGGAAGCATCTTATGGATCTCGTTGCTGTTGATTGGTTCAAAGACAGTAAAAGAATAGATCATGTTGCTAGACGCAAAGGCTGTGCAGCACAA GTTGCTGCAGAAAAAGGTCTATTCTCAATGGTGGTAAATGTTCAA GTTCCAGGATCAACACACTACAGTATGGTGTTTTATTTCGTGATGAAAGAACTCGTACCCGGGTCCCTCTTGCAACGATTTGtggatggtgatgatgaattcCGAAATAGTAGGCTAAAGCTTATACCATTAGTTCCTAAG GGCTCATGGATAGTAAGACAAAGCGTGGGGAGCACCCCATGTCTCCTTGGGAAAGCAGTGGACTGCAACTACATCCGTGGCCCGACATACTTAGAA ATTGACATAGATATTGGTTCATCAACCGTTGCAAATGGGGTCCTTGGCCTCGTTATTGGTGTAATCACCTCTCTGGTTGTTGAAATGGCTTTCCTTGTACAG GCAAATACACCGGAAGAACTGCCAGAGAGGCTTATTGGTGCAGTTCGGGTTTCGCATATAGAGCTCTCTTCGGCTATTGTTCCGAATCTGGAGTCAGAATAA